The following coding sequences are from one Streptomyces dengpaensis window:
- a CDS encoding Nif3-like dinuclear metal center hexameric protein has product MPRLSEVIAALDALWPPERAEGWDAVGTVCGDPDQDVTRVLIAVDPVQDVVDEAVKLGADLLVTHHPLYLRGTTTVAAATFKGRAVHTLIKNDIALHVAHTNADRADPGVSDALAGALDLRVVRPLVPDPTDPDGRRGLGRVCELDHPLTVRELAVRAAERLPATAQGIRVAGDPEALVRTVAVSGGSGDSLLDDVRAAGVDAFLTADLRHHPASEFIADRAHSPLALLDAAHWATEWPWCELAAAQLDEISDRHGWGLRVHVSKTVTDPWTAHAASPTDTSGAPN; this is encoded by the coding sequence GTGCCCCGTCTGTCTGAAGTCATCGCCGCGCTCGACGCTCTCTGGCCCCCTGAGAGGGCCGAGGGATGGGACGCGGTCGGCACGGTCTGCGGTGACCCCGACCAGGACGTCACCCGTGTCCTGATCGCCGTCGACCCTGTCCAGGACGTCGTCGACGAGGCGGTGAAGCTGGGCGCCGACCTGCTGGTCACCCACCACCCGCTCTATCTGCGCGGTACGACGACGGTGGCGGCCGCCACCTTCAAGGGCCGGGCCGTGCACACCCTCATCAAGAACGACATCGCGCTGCACGTCGCGCACACCAACGCCGACCGCGCCGATCCGGGAGTCTCCGACGCCCTCGCGGGCGCGCTCGACCTCCGTGTCGTACGTCCCCTCGTGCCGGACCCGACCGACCCGGACGGCCGCCGTGGCCTGGGCCGCGTCTGCGAGCTGGACCACCCGCTGACCGTCCGCGAGCTGGCCGTGCGTGCCGCCGAGCGGCTGCCCGCCACCGCGCAGGGCATCCGCGTCGCGGGCGACCCCGAGGCGCTCGTACGGACCGTCGCGGTCAGCGGCGGCTCCGGCGACAGCCTCCTGGACGACGTACGCGCCGCCGGCGTGGACGCCTTCCTCACCGCGGACCTGCGTCACCACCCGGCCTCAGAGTTCATCGCGGATCGCGCTCACAGCCCTCTCGCGCTGCTCGACGCGGCGCACTGGGCCACCGAGTGGCCCTGGTGCGAGCTGGCCGCCGCCCAGCTCGACGAGATCTCCGACCGGCACGGATGGGGACTTCGCGTCCACGTCTCCAAGACGGTCACCGACCCCTGGACCGCCCACGCGGCCTCCCCTACCGACACATCAGGAGCCCCCAACTGA
- a CDS encoding zinc ribbon domain-containing protein, with translation MNAAPADQIRLLDVQALDVRLQQLAHKRRSLPEHAEIESLNKDLTQLRDLLVAAQTEESDCAREQTKAEQDVDQVRQRAVRDQQRLDSGAVTSPKDLENLQREITSLAKRQGDLEDVVLEVMERRESAQERVAELTGRVSSVESKIDDATARRDAAFEQFDGEAATATKEREVIAGTIPADLLKLYDKLREQQGGVGAARLYQRRCEGCRLELNITEVNEVKAASPDTVLRCENCRRILVRTSESGL, from the coding sequence CTGAACGCCGCGCCCGCCGACCAGATCCGACTTCTCGACGTCCAGGCCCTCGACGTACGCCTGCAGCAGCTGGCGCACAAGCGGAGGTCGCTGCCCGAGCACGCCGAGATCGAGTCGCTGAACAAGGACCTCACGCAGCTGCGCGACCTGCTCGTCGCCGCGCAGACCGAAGAGAGCGACTGCGCCCGCGAGCAGACCAAGGCGGAGCAGGACGTCGACCAGGTGCGCCAGCGTGCCGTCCGCGACCAGCAGCGCCTGGACTCGGGTGCCGTCACCTCGCCCAAGGACCTGGAGAACCTCCAGCGCGAGATCACCTCCCTCGCCAAGCGCCAGGGTGACCTGGAGGACGTCGTCCTCGAGGTCATGGAGCGCCGGGAGTCCGCGCAGGAGCGCGTCGCCGAGCTGACTGGGCGGGTCTCCTCCGTCGAGTCGAAGATCGACGATGCGACGGCGCGCCGGGACGCCGCCTTCGAGCAGTTCGACGGCGAGGCGGCCACCGCGACGAAGGAGCGCGAGGTCATCGCGGGCACCATTCCCGCCGACCTGCTGAAGCTCTACGACAAGCTGCGCGAGCAGCAGGGCGGCGTCGGCGCGGCCCGGCTCTACCAGCGCCGCTGCGAGGGCTGCCGCCTCGAGCTCAACATCACCGAGGTCAACGAGGTGAAGGCGGCCTCCCCGGACACCGTGCTGCGCTGCGAGAACTGCCGCCGCATCCTGGTGCGCACGTCCGAGTCCGGTCTGTAA
- a CDS encoding 3-oxoacyl-ACP reductase has product MSLPLEGLSAIVTGAGRGLGRAEALELARLGAAVVVNDYGRSGRDGTGEASAMPAEEVVAEIRAAGGRAVADTGDVADHEQARALVELAVAEFGKLDILVNNAGILRDRMVFSMSEDEWDTVIRVHLKGHFNTTHFASVHWRTRSKAAGAPVYGRIVNTSSEAFLAGSAGQPNYAAAKGGIVGLTTSTALALAKYGATANVICPRARTRMTNDVFAGIGEPAEGLDPLAPGHVAPLVGYLASPAAAHVNGQFLVVHGGMVAIVERPWVAAKFDTKQDVFTYDELDALLTPHYADRPKGETFAAVEVLGLRHDRESSHR; this is encoded by the coding sequence ATGTCACTGCCACTTGAAGGGCTGAGCGCGATCGTCACCGGTGCGGGACGCGGGCTCGGACGGGCCGAGGCGCTCGAACTCGCCCGGCTCGGAGCGGCCGTCGTCGTCAACGACTACGGCCGCTCCGGGCGGGACGGCACCGGCGAGGCGTCCGCCATGCCCGCCGAGGAGGTCGTCGCCGAGATCCGCGCGGCCGGCGGCCGGGCCGTCGCCGACACCGGGGATGTCGCCGACCACGAACAGGCCCGCGCGCTGGTCGAGTTGGCGGTCGCCGAGTTCGGGAAGCTCGACATCCTGGTCAACAACGCGGGCATCCTGCGCGACCGGATGGTGTTCTCGATGTCCGAGGACGAGTGGGACACGGTCATCCGGGTCCATCTCAAAGGCCACTTCAACACGACCCACTTCGCGTCCGTGCACTGGCGGACGCGTTCCAAGGCGGCCGGCGCGCCCGTGTACGGGCGGATCGTGAACACCTCGTCGGAGGCGTTCCTCGCGGGGTCCGCCGGACAGCCCAACTACGCGGCCGCCAAAGGCGGGATCGTCGGGCTGACGACATCGACCGCGCTGGCGCTCGCGAAATACGGCGCCACGGCGAATGTCATCTGTCCGCGGGCCCGGACCCGTATGACCAATGACGTGTTCGCAGGAATCGGTGAGCCCGCGGAAGGGCTGGATCCGCTCGCCCCGGGGCATGTCGCCCCGCTCGTCGGCTACTTGGCCTCGCCCGCCGCCGCGCATGTCAACGGCCAGTTCCTCGTCGTGCACGGCGGCATGGTCGCGATCGTCGAACGCCCGTGGGTGGCCGCCAAGTTCGACACCAAGCAGGACGTCTTCACGTACGACGAACTGGACGCGCTGCTCACCCCGCACTACGCCGACCGCCCGAAGGGGGAGACGTTCGCGGCGGTGGAGGTGCTGGGGCTCAGGCACGACCGGGAGAGCTCTCACCGCTGA
- a CDS encoding Zn-dependent alcohol dehydrogenase: protein MRAAVQHEIGQDKLDVHDDVEAVGFGPGKVRIRVRATGLCHSDLSAMNGVLPQPAPFVPGHEGAGEIIDVGDGVSNVKTGDRVVVCWLPACGACPACKRGQTELCLAGFMNAGTPNFKRPGGDVFGFAGTGTFTEEVVVDAGCAVPIPDDVPYDIAALIGCGVTTGLGAALNTADVDAGSSVAVIGCGGVGISAIQGARLKGAAEIVAVDPVASRREAALTFGATKAVSPDGLPDAKQQVTGGEGFDYVFEVVGKSATARTAYENTRRGGTLVVVGAGALDDFLQLNMFELFFDEKRILPSMYGGGDVLRSYERTIALWRAGRIDLEGLITHRVPLAEINEALDQMRTGTALRTCIEI, encoded by the coding sequence ATGCGCGCAGCCGTACAGCACGAGATAGGGCAGGACAAACTCGATGTCCACGACGACGTCGAGGCGGTGGGCTTCGGGCCCGGCAAGGTCAGGATCCGGGTGCGGGCCACCGGGCTGTGCCACTCGGACCTCTCCGCGATGAACGGCGTGCTGCCGCAGCCCGCGCCGTTCGTGCCCGGACACGAGGGCGCCGGCGAGATCATCGACGTCGGCGACGGCGTCAGCAACGTGAAGACCGGCGACCGCGTCGTCGTCTGCTGGCTGCCGGCCTGCGGGGCCTGTCCCGCCTGCAAGCGCGGCCAGACGGAACTGTGCCTGGCCGGGTTCATGAACGCGGGCACCCCCAACTTCAAGCGGCCCGGCGGTGACGTCTTCGGTTTCGCGGGCACCGGCACCTTCACCGAGGAGGTCGTCGTCGACGCGGGCTGCGCGGTCCCCATCCCCGACGACGTGCCCTACGACATCGCGGCCCTCATCGGCTGCGGAGTGACCACGGGCCTGGGCGCCGCCCTCAACACCGCGGACGTGGACGCCGGTTCGTCGGTCGCCGTCATCGGCTGCGGCGGTGTCGGCATCTCCGCGATCCAGGGCGCACGGCTCAAGGGCGCCGCCGAGATCGTCGCCGTCGACCCGGTCGCCTCGCGCCGCGAGGCCGCGCTCACGTTCGGTGCCACGAAGGCGGTTTCGCCGGACGGACTGCCCGACGCCAAGCAGCAGGTCACCGGCGGCGAGGGCTTCGACTACGTCTTCGAGGTCGTCGGCAAGTCGGCCACGGCACGGACGGCGTACGAGAACACTCGGCGCGGCGGCACGCTCGTCGTCGTCGGCGCGGGCGCCCTGGACGACTTCCTGCAGCTCAACATGTTCGAGCTGTTCTTCGACGAGAAGCGGATCCTGCCCTCGATGTACGGCGGCGGGGACGTCCTGCGGTCGTACGAGCGGACCATCGCCCTGTGGCGCGCGGGCCGCATCGACCTGGAGGGCCTGATCACCCACCGGGTACCGCTCGCCGAGATCAACGAGGCCCTCGACCAGATGCGTACGGGCACCGCGCTGCGTACGTGCATCGAGATCTGA